From Arachis hypogaea cultivar Tifrunner chromosome 3, arahy.Tifrunner.gnm2.J5K5, whole genome shotgun sequence:
TCGACTCTGTAGCTGGCACCTTGCTCGGAATGCacttcaaaaaataaaagatagtGATTTCTGTGCTGCGTTCAAGACAGCTGTGTACGTCCGTTTTGATGTTAAGGACTTTGAAGATTACTGGGCAGAAATGGTCCATAGCTTTGGGTTGGAGGATAATGATTGGATTGCAAGCACATACGAGAAAAAGGAGCAGTGGATGCATGCTTACTTGTGCGACAAATTTTGTGCAGGCTTGCGAACAACATCCAAATGTGAGGGTATCAACTCATCATTaaagaaatttataaaatctGAAAATTGCCTGCTTGAGCTGGTAGAGAACCTGGATCGTGTTGTTAAAGATTACCGCAACAACGAGTTCATTGTGGACTACAAGTCATTGTATACTGATCCTGTGCTGACGACCGGATTGGAGTCTCTTGAGCGGTTGGCTAGTAAGTTGTACACAAGGAAAATATTCTTCGAGGTAAAGGAACAAATCGAGAGTGTTGGTGGGATGATTGTACTATACAAGGATAGGTTTGGTAGCATTGAGAAGTTTATGCTGAGGAAGTTTAGAAAGCCACATCGTGTCCATGTGGTGCTATATGATAAGAGTTCTGACAAGTTCGAGTGTTCATGCAAGTTGTTGAATAGTGTAGGTATTCTTTGTGGTCACATATTCTGCGTTCTAAAAGAGCTGGACATAGAAGAGTTGCCCAATCGATTGGTTCTTAAGAGGTGGTGTAAAGATGCCAAATCCGATATAATTAGCACAATAGAGGTCCAGTCAGATCTGGACCGGGCATTTCGTATTAGGTACGGTGCATTGTAGGCTGCTTGTTTGAAGATGTGCTTCTTGGCAGCACAGGGTTCAGAAACCTACAAAAAAGTGGTGAATATAGTTGCGAAGATGTCAAACGAGTTAGAGTCCATGTGCTACATAGGCGACAAGGGTGGACATGCACATCTTGTTGGAAATGACATTGACTTTGGAAATCCTCATATCATAAGGTCAAAAGGTGCTCCTCGAGGCAACACTAATGCAAAGAATGGGAGACGTTGCAGAAGGTGCTTTAGGTTCGATCATGACCGCCGCAACTGTTTGGTAGATGAAGACAATGCAGACGAAGTTTGATTCTTCTTTATAAATGACATCGATATTGTGCTCCATAATTATCAAGTTTAGATTGCATAatcaaattataacttaaaattGACTACAATGTGCATTTACTTTTAGTTTGTTCATGCTGCTTCTTAAATTGCCATATGTTTCCCTATTAAAGAACATGTTGGTTTTGTTGCAGGAATCAGTTTCTAGGTCGAGGAGAAGCCAGAGCCGTGGCTGGAAAAGGGGCCGGGATACATAGTATTTGCAAAATCAATGTGGGGTTGTTGGACATGAAGTATGTTCCATTGTCTTGTGGTCCTTTCGGCTGAAGATGTCGTCACGTGGATTTtgagttttaattaatttatttgtaaattttaCCAGTTGAgttttgatgcatttgtttgtcGTTTGGGAGATTCAAGTTTGACGTTAATGTTATTGAAGACCTACTAGGATACCTTTAGTTCAAATAGAATTTCTCATGGTTATGCAACGATTGTGATGCTTCATGAATTGCTTGTTCGTTCCAAGGGTTTAAATAGAATATCTCATGGTTATTCAAAGATTGTGATGCTTCATGAATTGCTTAGTCGTTCCCAGGGTAAAGGTTCACAATTGATTTGTTTGAGTTCCTGGATAACTTACTCTAGACTTTTAAATTAACATGGTCTTGTTGTTTTATTGTTCATGTTTAGGTTAAAGTGGTTAAGTTCACTGCTTCACTTGGAAAGGCATTTGGTATTGTTTGATAGggaatttgttgaatttttggCTTAACCTACAAAACAAATTTCTATTTTATGAGTGCTACCTCTGATAGTTTTACTAGTTTGATTGTGAAGGGCTTGTGTTTGCAGCTCCAGTGACACTACGATTATCTACTTTTATCTGCAATACTTTTATCTGCAACCattatctatttttaattatcaCAGGTGTTTTTCAGAAAGGCAAGTTCGCTTTTGGAGGGAATTGTTGTAGTGATTAATTGCATATGTAGTTGTCTCAGTTGGATTGAGAAATGGTGTTAAAAGAAATAACTGTAGATGCCATACTCCACATTTGAATCATTTAAAAGCAAGGGGCACTCTAGCTTTATACCATGGAGAGTCAACACAAAGAAGACCTTACATATTTAAGTCACCTGTTCCACACCTAAATAAGTTTAAATATTCATGTCGGTAATGCCCAGTATAGGATAAAATAATTTGCCTAAGCTACTTAAGTGGCAAAAGAAATTTGTATTTATGAGCGGATATCGATAACATTTTGGAATACAACTTTTGCACAAGCGGGAGTAGTTATGTGTTATGCAGTTTCTAGAATTGGATATAATAGATGATAGAGGACCAAAAgcataggtttggattttcacactaaaaataggattgacattgcaagtatagtccaaacccaaccattgatcctaatcaaaatttttatccaagatattgtcacaattcaattcaaattaaccgagagtatttagactcctgggtagttctccctaggaactagtgccaacaagtgcatacaattttggttgtgagaaagcaaggggttttcaatgatgaaagaaaacaattaagaaatgaaaaaaaacaaaacaaaattgcaactaataaactaataaaggaataaaagaactatgtatgtaatatggacaagtaatgctataaagtgatggaaaaatggttcaaaacataaatgaaaccttgacttgggatgagttatggatattcccttccttgccataatcacaactatgataattatgatggattaatctcactaagtcaaccatTAACATCGAAGGATAGGTTAAGtaagcataattgttattaatccacaaatcctagttaacttaccaaattaattggtaaaaagctagcgttagtggaaacaataacaactaacaacccaataattatcactaaatattggacattatggctctagtaatccataaactcatttttcccaagtcaaagggtggaaattaccccataatcaaaattggcatttcatcaaacacatagagggcataatcataaaacatggtaaaattgggaaattaatgaaaactatgaaccataaatgatcaaaatcaataaaggaaactcaaacaaacataaaataagcaccaaacatcaaattcaacaactagaaatccaaatttgtaaaattatataaattggcaagagaaatgaaaatatgagaaagtgtagaacaaatgtagtaattaaaagagaaattaaagaaacacTTACAATGAGATAGCAAAAATCCAAAAGCAAAACTTGAATTACAAAATGCTATAAACCCTAactaaaaccctaagagagaatttctgaatctacactactcctactcctactatgtattTTTCCTATTCTAAGTTGGCTCCTCTCATTTGTGTTGACATGCCCTTAATATTGCCTCTCAAATCAGCAATGGGCCTAGAAACCCCCCATAATCGTGAGCCACATGATTTTTTGATGGAGGCACATGCtggtacctgtgcatacgcacaaatggttgtgcgcacgcacgcatgctgATTCCCTTTTTGTGCGTACAACGCATGGCTgtgctcttctcctttgttttcttcctgctttctcccaattgcatgctcctcttccatttccaccaagccattcctaccttattcatctgaaatcactcacaaataaaatcaaggtatcgaatggaagatATCTGGAGTAAAATTagtcaaaataagcacaaaagagcatgttttcataactAAGCAAAATTTAGGGAGAAAATataaaagcatgctatttggatgattaaatgtgggtttatgtgatgaaatctactcaaattaaaccaaaatatatcgtcaaatatagattcatcaatttccccacccttaaacaatagcatgtcctcatgctaatcacaatcaaaggagaagggtAAAAGGCAAAcaacttattcaatgcaactacttaTATACATGTAACTATGCTATATACTAtgtatatatatctatctatctatagttcctgttgatttggtgaaaacaaacaatcaaattttcAAGTAAGAGTATAGACATATAAGGCTAAGCAAAGAAGTAGCTCAATGCAATTAAAATCTAGAGAATTGATTTAAGTCATCAAAATGAAGTAACTTGCAGGAATGCATGATAAGAAGTATGAAAACATAGagttgagtgatcgaaccctcactaggtgtgtctACACTCTCAACGCTcggtgttttagggtttaatcactcaagtctcctcctaatcatgctttcaaagatttgcttttcatctaacaatcaacaaatatgtgaTGCATGagtgcaagtatcatgaggtctttagagggttgtaatggggttaaggttaaggtaggataaatatggctaagtggactaaggaattgaatctttgattagctcaagtgtccaagtcaacctatatcaaccaaatCACAAAACATGCAACCTAACTTCCTATAATCACATTTTTTATACACATTCATGCATCTTTTTCATCCAAGtccacatatgcatttcttatacatttttttcttttctttggggcAACCTttgtccttttttatttttttagatatatatatatatatatatatatatatatttctttttctttttctatgacaaGTGCATATGGTTAAAacaaattgatacatgaatgtgcacccattttccaaaattttttttcaacacacacccaatacaaactttttcattcactaccaatgtttcccaaaattccccccacacttaaatgaaacacactcttcaacctaagctaatcaaagatgcaattcaaggtaattcatggttTTCTGCTTAGGGTTATGATGTGCTAATAATTAGAACAAAGGGATTAAGAGGCTcaaaagtggttaacaaaggtagatgcaagggtaggtccatatgggtgagagagtttaattaaaaaaatggccTCAACcgtgctaaatgcattcaaaacataaaacattggaaataaagaatcaagcaaaaccaagattacaattatagaaggagcatagcacacaatgaacaaaatttgtgattataatgtgTAACCACGCATTAAGGCTCAACAACTCACAAGGTTGctttgttctatctctcttctatgttccataaaaataattcaagcaagtttaaaaaggattttccaaatcaattcaatagaacgcccttgaaaaaaaattcttgaaaatttttgtttttttcaccaaagttatttcctatatatgtatgtatgtatgttgggatggatgcaatttcaaaatctttcctagttctattcctaattttcaacatcgcaaaaactaacatgaacaattaggacaaactTGAACTAGGCACtatgctattcacatcatccaatcacaatgatgagcggataatttatcactttttggcattgtttttaggtagtttttagtatgttttagttactttttattatattttattagtttttatgcaaaaatcaaatctggactttactacgagtttgtgttttttttttgtaatttcaggtattttttggctgaaattgagggacctgagcaaaaatctgattcagaggctgagaaaggactggagatgctgttggattctgacctccctgcactcgaatgcGTTTTTCTGAAGTtatagaagtccaattggtgccttctcaattgggctggaaagctaacatcttgggctttccataaatgtataatagtccatactttttcagagatttgatggcccaaattggcattaaacgctagccagagcccttttctggcgtaaaacgccagaactggcaccgaaactggagttgaacacccaaactggcacccaagctggcgtttaactccaagtatggcctatgcacgtgaaagattcaaagctcagcccaaacactcaccaagtgggccttagaagtggatttctgcactatctgcacctagttactcattttttgtaaacctaagttactagtttagtataaaaagtacttttagagattcattttgtaacttatgacattttacatctcatattgtaccttctacagcatgagtctctaaatcccataggtgggggtgaggagtgctgttgtgtttcaatggattaatgcaattactattattttctattcaatcacgcttgcttctgttctaagatattcactcgtacttcaatgtaAAGAATGTGATGATAGGTGACacccatcatcattctcaaatttatgaacgcgtgcttgacaaccacttccgttctatctgagctcaacgtagtcattgggcgacagcttgagtgtgtatctcgtgggtttctaatccacgagtctgacttgcatctcctgacaatagagcattcaaactcgtgagatcagaaccttcgtggtggaggctagaaccaattggcagcatttttaagatccggaaagtctaaaccttgtctgtggtattccgagtaggatctgggacggggtgactgtgacgagcttcaaacttacgaatattgggcacagtgacagtgtgcaaaaggatagagagatcctattccgacacaagtgagaaccgacagatgattagccgtgtagtaGCTGTGCCTAGTaattttcatccgagacgagagatccgacagttgattagccatacagaaatcgtacctggaccattttcactgagaggacggatggtagccattgacaatggtgatccaccaacatatagcttgtcatagaaggagccatgcgtgtttggagaagaaaacagtaggaaagcagagattccgaAGACAGAACATCTCCAGAACCTCAACATGTTCTTCATTACTGAACCACAAGTATCATTCAtctcatgttatttacttttcataaacgaAATCATTTTTAccactaatctcctgactaagagttacaaaataactatagcttgcttcaagctagcaatctccgtgggatcgacccttactcacataaggtattacttggatgacccagtgcacttgctggttagttgtaccggagttgtaaaaagtgtgatcacaattccgtgcactaCACAACTTCTTTCTATAAATATATACCATGCAAATgcaatatatatattaactagAGTAAGGATGCAAtagtaaaaaatactaacaaatatctACAAGcaacataataaaagaaaacaaaaaataaagtgcaaagtgtttgGAAAAGATAATTTACCCCCCGAAATggcgaatcctcccccacacttaagcggttgcacggtcctccgtgcacgatCACAATTCGGGGAGAATGGCTATGAGGCTCCACTTTTAGTCGGTGGGTACGGGGGCTCGGGTTGCTGCATTAAAACAATTTAAATAAGAATTGAGGAAAAGTTAGAtgtgtgtggtatgataaaagacaatgtgtgtattctaagtgtGCGCACACTTTAGAACAGACACATTGGCCGGTAAAGCGGTATCCACACTATAAAAAAATAGCATACGTTCCTCAACTAGGTAGCCTAGGTTGTAAGTAAAGAATAAGCAAAACTTAGGGCCCAAGCAACCCTAGGAAACcacaaaagtgaattgagtatttgatattggatattgaaattgtgcaagtgaaagaacAAAATTGGTATAGAATAGCACAATAAACAATAACCACTCCAATAATGAGCAGaaaactccttattcatcatgaaacatAAGAAAAAAAGCCATATGGTAAAgatacttgttacaaaaagtgacaagcttgataagaatcaagttaagtcactcaaacaaatgcaaagcattaacaaagaACAAGTACCGGTCATGTGATGAATTTaatatgaagatcatgatggataagtaatttcaactcaattcacttaattCCATATGCACTTATATAATTTGTCCTAGTGGtacaattaaaatatgaatatttaAACTCACTAGGTACTAgtaaattaatgcaaagtataagtgcattggTGGAAACTTCAAGCAacaagcaacccaatcaacaCCAAACAAATACTTGCAACTTATTCAATTAACAAGCAAGTAAACCAAAATTAATATaactactaaaataaaaataagatgcaTTGAAAATGAAGTAAAACAAGTAGAGAAACATGGGAAAAGTAAGAGGATGGAGGGGTGCAGGGGGTGGAAGTGTGTTAGGGCTTAATTCAAAGTGCAATGAAAATGTTGCCCAGAaaagcacctgtgcgtacgcacaggtatgtgtgcgtacgcacactaggcaAAACAGGGGAGGGTTGCATTCGCACATGTCGTGCGAACGCTCTGGACAGAAGGGGTTGTAAggagcgtgcgtacgcacaaggatgTGCGCTCGCACAggacacacacacactctctcttttTTTAAACTAGGTTGAGGATCATGTGTGTGCATGCACAAAGGGACCGTGTGCACACACAGGAACGAAAAGGGGTAAGGGTTCACGCGCACATACTATGCCAGCACTCCCACCAGAGGGAGTGCAAGagagcgtgcgtacgcacaattgGGTGCGTATGCATAACACGTGCAAAATGAATgacgcgtgcgtacgcacaaagacgtgcgcacgcacaggttgcAAATCAAAGGGAGATGCGCGCGCACAAGACGTGCTCGCGCTCCCAACAGAAGGCATAACAgctggtgtgcgtacgcacaggatgcAAAACATAGAGGTTTTGTGTGCATGCACAATTacatgcgtacgcacagatgccctatttttccaaaaatttttcttcaaaatctaGGGCACTCTACCTTagctcaaccaaaattcaaccccataacattcaaaaattcacaaaatcatgatccatatacAAAACTAACCTATCTactcaaaaattaaactaatcttaaaCTAACTAAGACAAGCAAACATGCAAGAAATCAAGACTATAACAAAGAGAAACGGCAAGAAAGATGTTACTATGGtgaggtgtctcccacctagcactttggtttatagtcctaagttggactttttGAGGACACTCTTGATAGGGTGActtgtgtttccactcctccttgaacctTCATCCAAGCTTGCACTTTAAAGCTCTTCCAGGATCTCATATTTGAGTTTCCCGTTCTCCTTCTTGCGGATTTTTATGCTCCAAGCTGGATGGACAAGCTCCTAATTGACCCTTGAAGTACCCAGCACTCTCCAGAAACCACTCAATTGTGCTTCACACCATGCTTGAGCTCCAACTCTTGAATTGATTTTCTCGAAAAGCCTTGGATTCTCTTGGCAACCAATACCCATTTCTCCACCATGTACCAACCCAAAAAGGATATTAAGTTGGTAATCCgtctccaagatagcatattgatggGGGCCAATAAAGTTCAATGGTTAAATTGCCACCCACTCAATGTGCTCTTGGAACGGAGTTGCTTCCTTATTAActtcctcttccccatcactcaagtcataacaaggaggttgtgagaaatctacctctatgtctctctcaaactcaatggAAAGAGGCTCATTAGGATCATTAAGGGAATTGaccaaggaggacaaaaaatcatcaatgatggaatcctcatcttgatcaatctccttcaattctccctttctctcttcCGACTCACATACTTCATTCTCTTCCTATAGTTTCAATCCATGCACTAAcccttcttctttctcttgaGGCTCCATGCTCTCCTCTTCACTACAAGCTTTAGTTGATCCTTCGCATTCCTCAGGAGGAATGCCTTGATTGGATGAACGTAGTAGGAGCAAGTGGTTCACCACTTTGGCCGTGGTAGTCGTTAATTGCCCTTGTGTCCTCCGGAGTCCTTCTTGCACTTGGAGAAAGGCTTGAAGGTCTTGATGGTCTTGGGTCAAGGGTGGGAAAGTTTTACATTGGGGTAAAAATTGAGGTTCATGGTTTGGGAGGAAGGTTGTATAAGTGGGAGGTGACTCATGTTGGTAAGTGTTTGGAGGTGGTATGTaagaatgttgttgttggtattGGTGTGGTGTTTGAAAATGTGGTGATTGAGGATTATGTTGAGGGTCtgggtcataggtatatggtggtgaaGGTATGTAATCATGgtgaaatccaccatatccttggtttgggtatgcatattgggGAGGGTATAGCTCATTGTAGTATAGAGGAGGTTGCTCCTCCCAAAATTgatgctccaatcccatgatgcaatccaaaatAGAAGTTATCAAACCCTACAAAATgatcacaaccaaactccaaactaagagggtgataactcataaagaaaattgaaaataaaaattaaagacatcaattaacaaaataaacaaaaatcctaattatcaacaaaagcaaacaaacaaccaaaaggtatctattcacactattcacatattaatAACAACCAAAATATAGCATTCGTGAGGCTAGctccccggcaacagcaccaaaatTTTGATAGAGGACCAAAAgcataggtttggattttcacactaaaaataggattgacgttgcaagtatagtccaaacccaaccattGATCCTAATCAAAATTTTTACCAAGATATTAtcacaattcaattcaaattaaccgagagtatttagactcccgggtcgttctccctaggaactagtgccaacaagtgcatacaattttggttgtgagaaaGCAAGGGGGTTTTCAATGATGAAAGCAAACAAttaagaaatgaaagaacaaaacaaaattgtaattaataaactaataaaaggaataaaagaactatatatgtaatatggacaagtaatgctataaagtgatggaaaaatggttcaaaacataaatgaaaccttgacatGGGATGAGTTATGGATATTCTcctccttgccataaccacaactatgataataatgatggattaatctcactatgtcaacccttaacatcgaaggataggttaagtgagcataattgttattaatccataaatcctagttaacttaccaaattaattggtaaaaaacTTGCGTTAGTGGaaataataacaactaacaacccaagaattatcactaaatattaGACactatggctctagtaatccataaactcatttttcccaagccaaggggtgaaaatttccccataatcaaaattggcatttcatcaaacacatagagggcataatcataaaacatggcaaaattggaaaattgatgaaagctatgaaccataaatgatcaaaatcaataaagataactcaaacaaacataaaataagcaccaaacatcaaattcaacaactagAAATCCGAATTTGCAAAACTATATAAATTGGCAAGAGAAATGAAAACatgagaaagtgtagaacaaatgtagtaattaaaagataaattaaagaaatacttacaacgAGATAGCAAAATTCCAAAAGCaaaatgttcataccctgggtcgagatgaccgacccgggatgttcgacagacaaagcgaccgacctcttcaggtcaggacaacccgacctcttcccaaagatcTCGGT
This genomic window contains:
- the LOC112777990 gene encoding protein FAR1-RELATED SEQUENCE 5-like gives rise to the protein MDPLAIVKYSYCVEKHLGNLFWSDGHMQYNYKCFGDVLAFDSTYKKNLYNMPLVIFSGTNHHRQTIMFGFGLLEDEKIPSYKWLLGYFLEVMESKEPKVVVTDGDECMKEAIRSKFPNATHRLCSWHLARNALQKIKDSDFCAAFKTAVYVRFDVKDFEDYWAEMVHSFGLEDNDWIASTYEKKEQWMHAYLCDKFCAGLRTTSKCEGINSSLKKFIKSENCLLELVENLDRVVKDYRNNEFIVDYKSLYTDPVLTTGLESLERLASKLYTRKIFFEVKEQIESVGGMIVLYKDRFGSIEKFMLRKFRKPHRVHVVLYDKSSDKFECSCKLLNSVGILCGHIFCVLKELDIEELPNRLVLKRWCKDAKSDIISTIEVQSDLDRAFRIRYGAL